The proteins below come from a single Drosophila kikkawai strain 14028-0561.14 chromosome 3R, DkikHiC1v2, whole genome shotgun sequence genomic window:
- the RpL4 gene encoding large ribosomal subunit protein uL4, with translation MSLGNARPLVSVYTEKNEAAKDKNICLPAVFKAPIRPDVVNDVHQLLRRNNRQPYAVSELAGHQTSAESWGTGRAVARIPRVRGGGTHRSGQGAFGNMCRGGRMFAPTKTFRRWHRKVNVNQRRYALVSAIAASGVPALVQSKGHVIDGVSEIPLVVSDDVQKVQKTKQAVIFLRRLKIWADIQKVYKSQRFRAGRGTMRDRRRIARRGPLVVYHKDEGLRKAFRNIPGIETISVDKLNLLKLAPGGHVGRFVIWTESAFSRLNDLFGTWKKPATLKKGYNLPQPKMANTDLSRLLKSEEIRKVLRDPRKRVFRSKRRLNPLSNVRQLVKLNPYAEVLKRRAALAAEKRTVAKLLAKAKKQNVELAKSHFANVATKAAANRAKLLAARKKKVAAKKPAKK, from the exons ATG AGCTTAGGCAACGCTAGGCCTCTGGTCTCCGTGTACACGGAAAAGAACGAGGCTGCTAAGGACAAGAACATCTGCCTGCCGGCCGTGTTCAAGGCCCCCATCCGTCCGGATGTGGTCAACGACGTGCACCAGCTGCTGCGCCGTAACAACCGTCAGCCCTATGCCGTGAGCGAGCTGGCCG GTCACCAGACCTCTGCCGAGTCCTGGGGCACTGGACGTGCCGTGGCCCGTATTCCCCGTGTCCGCGGCGGCGGCACCCACCGCTCCGGCCAGGGAGCCTTCGGCAACATGTGCCGTGGTGGACGCATGTTCGCCCCCACCAAGACTTTCCGTCGCTGGCACCGCAAGGTGAATGTCAACCAGCGCCGCTACGCCCTGGTGTCGGCCATCGCCGCCTCCGGCGTGCCCGCTCTGGTCCAGTCCAAGGGTCATGTCATCGATGGAGTGTCTGAGATCCCCCTGGTCGTCTCCGATGACGTGCAGAAGGTTCAGAAGACCAAGCAGGCTGTCATCTTCCTGCGTCGCCTGAAGATCTGGGCTGACATCCAGAAG GTGTACAAGTCGCAGCGCTTCCGTGCTGGCCGTGGTACCATGCGCGACCGTCGCCGCATCGCCCGTCGTGGTCCCCTGGTGGTCTACCACAAGGACGAGGGTCTGCGCAAGGCCTTCCGCAACATCCCCGGAATCGAGACCATCAGCGTGGACAAGCTTAACCTGCTGAAGCTCGCTCCCGGCGGTCATGTTGGTCGCTTCGTTATCTGGACCGAGTCTGCGTTCTCGCGCCTCAACGATCTGTTCGGCACCTGGAAGAAGCCTGCTACCTTGAAGAAGGGCTACAACCTGCCCCAGCCCAAGATGGCCAACACCGACCTGTCGCGTCTGCTCAAGTCTGAGGAGATCCGCAAGGTGCTGCGCGATCCCCGCAAGCGCGTGTTCCGCAGCAAGCGCCGCCTCAACCCCCTGAGCAACGTGCGCCAGCTGGTTAAGCTGAACCCCTACGCCGAGGTCCTGAAGCGTCGTGCTGCCCTCGCCGCCGAGAAGCGTACCGTGGCCaagctgctggccaaggccAAGAAACAGAACGTGGAGCTGGCCAAGTCGCACTTTGCCAATGTGGCCACCAAGGCCGCGGCCAACCGCGCCAAGCTCCTGGCCGCCCGCAAGAAGAAGGTCGCCGCCAAGAAGCCAGCGAAGAAGTAA
- the BCAS2 gene encoding pre-mRNA-splicing factor SPF27 — MAGEVIVDALPYIDHGYDDVGVRESALAMVEEECRRYRPTKNYLDHLPLPASSPFETPLMVNEFERIQNRLPMETLSMKRYELPPPPSGKLSEVSAWQEAIENSMAQLEHQWVRSLNLDLMLDYGTEAWKSYLEVFTAMQAKAQLQLQQLKKDIQDVNWQRKQAQTQAGERLRSLEAHWVLLVSKNYEIETESAELEKLVHAARQRLESLAPPATANDTAPTPEHTNGFGQDVQDESSGSSSSVSNSNDANEGETADQGEEDKDEASTAAQDESSDGSST, encoded by the exons atggccGGAGAAGTTATTGTGGATGCCTTGCCCTACATTGATCACGGCTACGATGATGTGGGAGTCAGGGAGTCG GCACTCGCCATGGTGGAGGAGGAGTGCAGACGCTATCGCCCTACAAAAAACTATTTGGATCACTTGCCGCTGCCAGCCTCGTCGCCATTTGAGACTCCTCTGATGGTCAACGAGTTCGAGCGAATCCAGAACCGCCTGCCCATGGAAACGCTTTCCATGAAAAGGTACGAGTTGCCTCCGCCTCCGTCCGGAAAGTTGTCAGAAGTGTCCGCTTGGCAGGAGGCCATTGAGAACTCTATGGCACAACTTGAGCACCAGTGGGTGCGCTCTCTCAACCTGGACCTGATGCTCGACTACGGCACGGAGGCGTGGAAGTCCTACCTCGAGGTATTTACCGCCATGCAGGCAAAGgcgcagttgcagttgcaacaGCTGAAAAAGGACATCCAGGACGTCAACTGGCAGCGAAAGCAAGCGCAGACACAGGCCGGCGAGAGACTGCGTTCTCTGGAGGCGCACTGGGTGCTGTTGGTGTCCAAGAACTACGAGATCGAAACGGAGTCTGCGGAGCTGGAGAAGCTCGTGCATGCCGCTCGCCAGAGGCTCGAGAGTCTTGCTCCGCCAGCTACTGCTAATGACACGGCTCCTACTCCGGAGCACACTAATGGATTTGGCCAGGACGTACAGGACGagagcagtggcagcagttcAAGTGTTAGTAATAGTAATGATGCCAACGAGGGTGAAACTGCTGACCAAGGCGAGGAAGATAAAGACGAAGCTTCAACCGCCGCGCAAGACGAATCTTCCGATGGGTCATCAACTTAG
- the nenya gene encoding RING finger protein nenya, which produces MFRLHCNKCYRNRSLEPALTFHFSRCHHILCDSCLDDTSKDQKCPLCSPTLQTLPISGNMPSGMAQYFEDPTKFLQLYRKISKFQSDQRTSDNVGFWRQMQEEKALQLQLEGYAKMEEQFNKQINIEKMRIAKMRDYISYHEQKQIVRRRSMDDFKALKSAHKRHRPRTPCFSSTDDTRSEESLGASLDSARTRRR; this is translated from the coding sequence ATGTTCCGACTTCACTGCAACAAGTGCTATCGCAACCGCAGCCTTGAGCCGGCCTTGACCTTCCACTTTTCCCGATGCCATCACATTCTTTGCGACAGCTGCCTGGACGACacctcgaaggaccaaaagtGTCCGCTTTGCAGTCCCACTTTGCAAACACTCCCCATCTCAGGAAACATGCCTAGCGGCATGGCCCAGTATTTCGAGGATCCCACTAAGTTCCTGCAACTATATCGCAAGATCAGCAAGTTCCAGTCCGATCAAAGGACGTCGGACAATGTGGGATTCTGGCGCCAGATGCAAGAGGAAAAGGCATTGCAGCTTCAGCTCGAGGGCTATGCCAAAATGGAGGAGCAGTTTAACAAGCAAATCAACATAGAGAAGATGCGCATAGCGAAAATGCGCGACTACATATCATATCATGAGCAGAAGCAGATAGTCCGACGTCGCAGCATGGACGACTTCAAGGCTTTGAAGAGCGCCCACAAGCGCCATCGTCCACGGACCCCCTGTTTTAGTTCCACGGATGACACACGGTCGGAGGAGTCGCTTGGAGCTAGCCTGGATTCGGCACGCACACGCAGAAGATGA